One Bacillus sp. FJAT-52991 genomic region harbors:
- a CDS encoding SH3 domain-containing protein has product MFNRMKYILVFLLSFSLLFPSLQAEASAVNQHFTVTAKTLNVREKPSPRAKIVGSLKKGTVVYVYNKEPGGWSKIKYNGKAGYVASSYLKAESNTKISRSEAKKILIKTKKIDTKIAGVRSDPEMDQVVNGVTYYFFDVYALTEGFAASSYFVSSKDGRVLTWSQLEKIGS; this is encoded by the coding sequence ATGTTTAATCGTATGAAGTATATTCTAGTTTTTCTTTTGTCATTTAGTTTACTGTTCCCTTCATTACAAGCAGAAGCAAGCGCAGTGAACCAGCACTTTACAGTAACTGCAAAGACATTAAATGTACGTGAAAAGCCAAGCCCTAGAGCAAAAATAGTAGGTTCTCTAAAAAAGGGGACTGTTGTATATGTGTATAACAAAGAGCCCGGTGGCTGGTCGAAAATTAAATATAATGGTAAAGCAGGATATGTAGCTTCAAGCTACTTGAAAGCTGAGTCGAATACTAAAATTAGCAGAAGCGAAGCAAAAAAAATATTAATAAAAACTAAAAAGATAGACACAAAGATCGCAGGAGTAAGAAGCGATCCAGAAATGGACCAAGTAGTAAATGGAGTAACATATTATTTCTTTGATGTATATGCCTTAACAGAAGGTTTTGCAGCTTCTTCTTATTTTGTAAGTTCTAAAGATGGAAGAGTATTAACCTGGAGCCAATTAGAAAAAATAGGTTCTTAA
- a CDS encoding DUF418 domain-containing protein: protein MEVTTKRIRLLDILRGFAVLGTLGTNIWIFAYLGDLSYLLTIDHNEWWASFDDFIRLFVLFLVNGKMLGLLTIMFGVGLEMKYQQSLRRKAAWPGVYLWASLILLMEGLIHFVLVMEYDILMSYGVTAMIVAFIVKRGDRAIKRAMIGTGSFHVIMIVLILVSTVSANLQGANISLGNMEEIVQLYKEGSWLEQVQYRTNNFLWLRGEAIFTIPMNIFLFLLGVTLMRKGAFAPDQTGKMWRARMLKWGLAVGLPLNLLIFVPGGAFDFPVRYLFAPMLSLGYIGLIAWLVEKNQRYWLWQRLEQAGKMSLTCYVLQNILGTTLFYGWGLGLGGKVEGLAVIIIWLLIVVFQLTFASLWLRKFSLGPMETARKYVTRLIKM from the coding sequence GTGGAAGTTACAACAAAAAGGATTCGGCTTCTTGATATTTTAAGAGGGTTTGCGGTGTTGGGGACATTAGGAACGAATATTTGGATATTTGCTTACCTTGGAGATTTATCCTATCTTTTAACGATTGATCATAATGAGTGGTGGGCTTCTTTCGATGATTTCATCCGGCTGTTTGTTTTGTTTTTAGTGAATGGAAAGATGCTTGGTTTATTAACGATCATGTTCGGTGTCGGTTTAGAGATGAAATATCAACAGTCTTTGCGCAGGAAAGCGGCGTGGCCAGGTGTATATTTATGGGCATCGTTGATTTTGCTTATGGAAGGCTTGATCCATTTCGTTCTTGTGATGGAGTATGATATTTTGATGAGCTATGGTGTCACAGCCATGATTGTTGCTTTCATTGTGAAGCGGGGAGATCGTGCGATAAAAAGAGCGATGATTGGGACGGGAAGCTTTCATGTAATAATGATTGTGCTTATATTGGTTAGTACAGTATCTGCCAATTTACAAGGTGCCAATATTTCACTTGGAAATATGGAGGAGATAGTCCAACTTTATAAAGAAGGCAGTTGGCTCGAGCAGGTTCAATACCGAACGAACAATTTTCTTTGGTTAAGAGGAGAAGCGATCTTTACGATTCCGATGAATATCTTTTTGTTTTTACTCGGTGTCACTCTGATGAGAAAAGGTGCGTTTGCTCCAGATCAAACGGGGAAAATGTGGCGAGCGCGCATGCTGAAATGGGGGCTTGCTGTCGGTTTGCCGCTAAATTTGCTTATTTTCGTGCCAGGGGGTGCCTTTGATTTTCCCGTTCGTTATTTATTTGCACCGATGTTATCGCTCGGCTATATCGGGCTGATTGCTTGGCTTGTGGAAAAAAATCAACGTTATTGGTTATGGCAGCGGCTCGAACAAGCCGGCAAGATGTCACTAACTTGTTATGTATTGCAAAATATTTTAGGAACGACGCTTTTTTACGGCTGGGGCTTGGGGCTTGGTGGAAAAGTAGAGGGGCTTGCTGTGATCATTATTTGGCTTTTGATCGTTGTGTTTCAGCTTACCTTTGCGTCACTTTGGTTGAGAAAATTTTCACTTGGCCCGATGGAGACGGCGCGCAAATATGTTACTCGCCTAATCAAGATGTAA
- a CDS encoding YeeE/YedE family protein, producing the protein MVQLILTGLLCGGLLGFVMQRGRFCITGAFRDMYVTKDYRMFIAFLVAISIQSIGVYLLHLFGVIQFEFGNFMWFATIFGAFVFGVGIIFAGGCATGTWYRAGEGLIGSWMALATYMISSAMMKGGALKSVTASIQSQQVEAQTIYGTLGISPWVLVALLVSITGLLVWKQLSKSRVKIPTMKPKKTGLAHLLFEKRWHPLFTATLVGLIAIIAWPLSEATGRMFGLGVTTPSANILQYAVTGDHSFLNWGVFLVFGILIGSYVAAKGSGEFRFRVPDASTCLKSAFGGILMGVGASLAGGCSIGNGLVETALFTWQGWISLPFMILGTWTAAYFTIVRPRKKVTKKVKISSQTA; encoded by the coding sequence ATGGTTCAGCTCATTTTAACGGGGTTATTATGCGGTGGTTTACTCGGGTTTGTTATGCAGCGCGGACGTTTCTGTATTACTGGAGCATTTCGAGATATGTATGTAACAAAAGATTATCGGATGTTCATTGCTTTTTTAGTCGCTATTTCCATTCAAAGTATCGGAGTCTATTTGCTGCATTTATTCGGGGTAATCCAATTCGAATTCGGTAATTTCATGTGGTTTGCGACTATTTTTGGGGCATTTGTGTTTGGAGTTGGCATCATCTTTGCTGGCGGTTGTGCGACAGGCACGTGGTATCGAGCAGGTGAAGGACTGATCGGAAGCTGGATGGCACTTGCTACTTATATGATTTCAAGTGCCATGATGAAAGGCGGAGCGCTGAAATCAGTCACCGCTTCGATCCAATCTCAGCAAGTAGAAGCACAAACGATTTATGGAACACTTGGCATCTCCCCATGGGTACTAGTCGCTCTTCTTGTTAGCATCACAGGCTTATTAGTCTGGAAACAGTTATCAAAATCGCGCGTCAAAATCCCAACAATGAAGCCCAAGAAAACAGGGCTTGCCCATCTGCTATTTGAAAAACGTTGGCATCCCCTTTTCACAGCGACACTCGTTGGATTGATTGCCATTATTGCTTGGCCATTAAGTGAAGCGACTGGCAGAATGTTTGGACTTGGGGTGACGACACCATCAGCTAATATATTGCAATATGCAGTAACAGGAGATCACTCATTTTTAAACTGGGGCGTATTTTTAGTATTTGGTATCCTGATCGGCTCATATGTAGCAGCTAAAGGAAGCGGGGAATTCCGTTTTCGAGTACCTGATGCGAGCACTTGCCTCAAAAGTGCATTTGGCGGCATCTTGATGGGCGTGGGCGCGAGTCTGGCTGGCGGCTGCTCGATCGGAAACGGCTTAGTGGAAACAGCTCTATTCACATGGCAAGGCTGGATTTCCTTACCCTTCATGATTCTCGGTACTTGGACAGCTGCTTACTTTACCATTGTTAGACCAAGAAAAAAAGTCACGAAAAAAGTAAAAATCAGCTCTCAAACGGCTTGA
- a CDS encoding sodium:solute symporter family protein, with amino-acid sequence MFDPNEKTIILIAVFLYSLAILAHSFYFFKSVKTSDDYNVAGRSIPTFPMILSIVGTATGGASLLGFMGDAYSNGLGMLWMVFPVYIISAIWILFFLKPIRNLGTKYKMVTLPDYTALRYGEKSRLPALLCILVAYASITGLQFIAIATFLNLMFGLNMTAGIIISCVFLTLKTYIGGLKAVIWADSIQGTIQTLGIIILFVAVSLSSGGWSTVKENALAINQPQLIDIFGISTVSIFVFMFTLGAYQFVRQDNWQRVWAAKTDKVAINSNWLAWIVGLITSVLIILTGVYAFLGLNIKTDQPSLIFYQVIDEIMPLSMVVVMIIALVATIVSCADSFFMAGASSIANDIIKPYFKITDDRKMLAYSRLSVIILSVIALVMALAIPQLVPLWVAGTAMLTSGLLIPVIAGMLFKRVSETAGTVSIWTGLLTAVIWQIAGQPFGIHQIFPGLLISLTSILLVTLFTKPQNIERIEDMAYSNNLGSSDELYKQTILKEKTSL; translated from the coding sequence ATGTTTGATCCCAATGAAAAAACAATTATTTTAATTGCGGTGTTTCTGTATTCTTTAGCTATTTTAGCTCATAGCTTTTATTTCTTTAAAAGCGTTAAGACCTCCGATGATTATAATGTAGCGGGCCGTTCGATCCCTACTTTCCCAATGATTTTATCTATTGTAGGAACTGCCACAGGTGGTGCAAGCTTACTCGGTTTTATGGGAGATGCTTATAGTAACGGACTTGGAATGCTATGGATGGTTTTCCCTGTCTATATTATCAGCGCCATATGGATCTTATTCTTCTTGAAACCTATTCGCAACCTAGGAACAAAATATAAAATGGTTACACTTCCTGACTATACTGCTCTTCGTTACGGAGAAAAATCTCGACTGCCTGCCCTATTGTGCATACTAGTAGCTTATGCATCCATCACTGGACTTCAATTTATCGCGATTGCCACTTTTTTAAATTTAATGTTTGGTTTAAATATGACTGCCGGGATCATTATTAGCTGTGTGTTCCTTACTCTAAAGACCTATATCGGTGGACTTAAAGCAGTAATTTGGGCTGATTCCATCCAAGGAACGATCCAAACATTAGGTATTATCATACTGTTTGTAGCTGTTTCCCTATCTTCAGGTGGATGGAGCACAGTAAAAGAAAATGCGCTTGCCATAAATCAGCCTCAACTTATTGATATTTTTGGCATATCAACTGTCAGTATTTTTGTATTTATGTTTACTTTGGGGGCCTATCAATTTGTACGCCAAGATAATTGGCAACGTGTTTGGGCAGCAAAAACAGATAAAGTAGCAATCAATAGTAACTGGCTCGCATGGATCGTTGGACTAATCACAAGCGTGTTAATTATTCTAACCGGCGTGTACGCTTTCTTAGGACTGAATATAAAAACGGACCAACCTTCACTAATCTTTTATCAAGTAATCGATGAAATCATGCCTTTATCAATGGTTGTCGTCATGATTATTGCTTTAGTTGCCACAATTGTATCGTGTGCTGACTCCTTTTTCATGGCGGGAGCTTCAAGCATTGCTAACGATATTATCAAGCCGTACTTCAAGATTACTGATGATAGAAAAATGTTAGCCTATAGCCGATTATCTGTCATCATTTTATCGGTGATCGCACTTGTGATGGCATTAGCTATTCCACAACTTGTTCCATTATGGGTAGCCGGAACGGCCATGTTAACCTCTGGGCTACTAATCCCGGTAATTGCCGGAATGTTATTTAAACGAGTCAGTGAAACTGCGGGCACAGTATCTATATGGACAGGCCTATTAACAGCTGTTATTTGGCAAATAGCCGGCCAACCATTTGGTATTCATCAAATATTTCCAGGTCTTTTGATCTCACTTACCTCTATTCTCCTTGTTACCTTATTTACTAAACCGCAAAATATCGAACGTATTGAAGACATGGCTTATAGTAATAACTTGGGCTCGAGTGATGAACTATATAAACAAACAATCTTAAAAGAAAAAACGAGTCTTTAA
- a CDS encoding methyl-accepting chemotaxis protein, with the protein MATNIREIITTVEHSIQQASASAENLSAISEETSASSQEISSAIDEIASGTAQQAKDVEVSNKKMADLSTKIEMVEQLNEKMNVQSQAANKASQAGLAQMTSLQLKSEEANELCHTVVEVMNRLSVRVNEIESVMSVIHTISDQTNLLALNASIEAARAGEHGKGFAVVAEEVRKLAEQSSQATGDVRQTLNGIISESDQALQAIELSQSLNNEQTKAVSDTKQAFELIVDSVKEIVSSINEVDHEVQKIAVHKGEVLASIEHIAAIAQQSSASTEEITASMEEQLRAIATIAGSAEQLNEVGDELKQKISKLQIH; encoded by the coding sequence ATGGCCACTAATATAAGGGAGATCATCACAACGGTTGAACATTCCATTCAACAGGCGAGTGCTTCTGCTGAGAACTTAAGTGCGATATCAGAAGAAACATCTGCTTCTAGTCAAGAAATCAGCAGTGCTATTGATGAAATTGCTAGCGGCACAGCGCAACAAGCAAAAGATGTGGAAGTCTCTAATAAGAAGATGGCAGATTTGTCGACAAAAATTGAAATGGTCGAGCAGTTAAATGAAAAAATGAATGTACAAAGTCAGGCCGCTAATAAAGCAAGCCAAGCCGGCTTAGCTCAAATGACTAGTTTGCAACTGAAATCAGAAGAAGCAAACGAGCTTTGTCATACGGTCGTAGAAGTTATGAACCGCTTGTCTGTAAGAGTAAATGAGATTGAAAGTGTCATGTCTGTGATTCATACAATCTCGGATCAAACGAATCTTTTAGCATTAAATGCATCGATTGAAGCGGCAAGAGCTGGAGAGCACGGGAAAGGCTTTGCTGTCGTTGCCGAGGAAGTGAGAAAGCTAGCTGAGCAATCCTCACAAGCAACTGGAGATGTGCGCCAAACACTTAATGGCATCATTAGTGAATCGGATCAAGCCTTGCAAGCAATTGAATTAAGTCAAAGCTTAAACAACGAACAAACAAAGGCCGTATCTGATACGAAGCAGGCCTTTGAACTTATTGTCGATTCCGTGAAAGAGATCGTCTCATCCATTAATGAAGTAGATCATGAAGTACAAAAAATAGCTGTTCATAAAGGAGAAGTACTCGCATCCATTGAGCACATAGCGGCGATCGCCCAACAATCTTCCGCTTCAACAGAAGAAATCACCGCCTCCATGGAAGAACAACTACGAGCCATCGCCACCATCGCAGGTTCCGCCGAACAACTAAACGAAGTGGGCGATGAACTCAAACAAAAGATTTCTAAGTTGCAAATTCATTAA
- the pepT gene encoding peptidase T yields the protein MKNELIKRFTSYVKVDTQSNEASTTTPSTEGQWTLIRMLEEELKEIGMKEVTVDENGYVMATLPANTEKEVPVMGFLAHVDTATDFTGKNVQPQVIENYDGQDILLNKELQIVLSPKDFPELPQYKGHTLVTTDGTTLLGADNKAGVTEIMTAMAYLINHPEIKHGKIRVAFTPDEEIGRGPHKFDVDAFNAAFAYTIDGGPLGELEHESFNAAGAKIIIKGKNVHPGTAKGKMVNSAKIAMELNAQLPTEEAPEYTEGYEGFYHLISINGEVEQTEMYYIIRDFDKANFQARKDTMACIVKNLQETYGEDRILLEMNDQYYNMREKIEPVKEIVDTAYEAMKNLGIEPIVKPIRGGTDGSQLSYMGLPTPNIFTGGENFHGRFEYVSVDNMEKAVQVIVEITKLFEEKA from the coding sequence TTGAAAAATGAACTAATTAAACGATTTACTTCCTATGTAAAAGTCGACACACAATCGAATGAAGCTAGCACAACCACTCCTTCTACCGAGGGCCAATGGACACTCATCCGAATGCTTGAAGAGGAACTAAAGGAAATCGGCATGAAAGAGGTCACGGTTGATGAAAATGGCTATGTCATGGCGACGCTTCCTGCCAACACAGAAAAAGAGGTTCCCGTAATGGGATTTTTAGCCCATGTCGATACGGCAACTGATTTTACCGGCAAAAATGTTCAGCCGCAAGTCATTGAAAACTACGATGGACAAGATATTTTACTAAACAAAGAACTACAAATCGTCCTGTCACCAAAGGACTTCCCTGAATTACCACAATATAAAGGACACACACTTGTGACAACGGATGGAACGACTTTACTCGGTGCAGACAATAAAGCCGGCGTAACCGAAATCATGACAGCGATGGCTTATTTAATCAACCATCCAGAAATCAAGCACGGAAAAATCCGCGTCGCCTTCACACCAGATGAAGAGATCGGCAGAGGCCCACATAAATTCGATGTGGATGCTTTCAATGCAGCGTTTGCCTATACGATTGATGGCGGCCCGCTCGGCGAACTGGAGCATGAAAGCTTTAATGCCGCGGGAGCTAAAATCATCATCAAAGGGAAAAACGTCCACCCCGGAACAGCAAAAGGAAAAATGGTGAACTCCGCTAAAATTGCGATGGAGCTAAATGCCCAGTTGCCGACAGAAGAAGCACCGGAATACACAGAAGGCTATGAAGGTTTTTACCATCTAATCTCAATCAATGGTGAGGTCGAACAAACAGAAATGTACTACATCATTCGTGACTTCGATAAAGCCAACTTCCAAGCAAGGAAAGACACGATGGCTTGCATCGTCAAAAACTTGCAAGAAACATACGGCGAAGACCGCATCCTTCTCGAAATGAACGACCAATACTACAATATGAGAGAAAAAATTGAACCGGTCAAAGAAATTGTCGACACTGCTTATGAAGCGATGAAAAATTTAGGCATTGAACCAATCGTGAAACCAATTCGCGGTGGTACGGATGGCTCGCAGCTATCTTATATGGGGCTGCCAACACCTAACATTTTCACTGGCGGCGAAAACTTCCACGGCCGCTTCGAATATGTCTCCGTAGATAATATGGAAAAAGCCGTACAAGTAATCGTCGAAATCACAAAACTATTTGAAGAAAAAGCATAA
- a CDS encoding GTPase, producing MDEERKREFQQSVDAAFDEEIKKIHEQLDQDLLIALVGEVNAGKSSTINKIIGKDVAKTNPQPGETISIDPYNLAGLEKIKLMDTPGLNDPHDENPKKTEAFIGQADIILFFTNAAGTVFSDSEKAKFQEIAAHNENILIVLNKIDAAEDIENLVEFIKQHAGSQYDVVPISSKTGQNIDVLKDRILELLEKKGKDILFAKSLQDKSTTAKRWINAAGVSAGVIGASPIPGSDVVPLTALQVGLTLKLATLYDKPLTKKAAKDLIIVTATKTAGQTAYRQIVKFVPGAGSIAGGLVASSFTLALGYGIKYAYENNMPIDEEIIFELYKKYKKRKDYKQQPEN from the coding sequence ATGGACGAGGAGAGAAAAAGAGAATTCCAACAAAGCGTAGATGCAGCATTTGATGAAGAAATAAAGAAAATTCATGAGCAATTGGATCAAGATTTATTGATCGCTCTTGTAGGAGAAGTGAATGCAGGAAAATCGTCAACGATTAATAAAATCATTGGCAAGGATGTAGCGAAAACCAATCCCCAGCCTGGAGAGACCATTAGTATTGACCCTTACAATTTAGCCGGATTGGAAAAAATAAAACTAATGGATACGCCGGGTTTAAATGACCCACATGATGAAAATCCGAAGAAAACGGAAGCGTTTATTGGCCAAGCTGATATCATTCTGTTTTTTACGAACGCGGCAGGAACGGTTTTCTCCGATAGCGAGAAAGCGAAGTTTCAAGAGATTGCGGCTCATAATGAAAACATCTTGATTGTGTTAAATAAGATTGATGCAGCAGAGGATATCGAAAATCTAGTGGAGTTTATTAAGCAGCATGCAGGTAGTCAGTACGATGTTGTTCCGATTTCTTCTAAAACAGGACAAAACATTGATGTATTAAAGGATCGGATATTGGAGTTACTCGAAAAAAAGGGGAAGGACATCCTGTTCGCAAAGAGCTTACAAGATAAATCTACTACGGCGAAGCGCTGGATTAATGCGGCAGGTGTATCCGCTGGAGTCATTGGTGCCTCACCGATACCCGGATCGGATGTCGTTCCTTTAACTGCTCTTCAAGTGGGGCTTACATTGAAATTAGCGACTCTTTACGACAAACCGTTAACGAAAAAGGCAGCGAAAGATTTAATCATTGTGACAGCAACAAAAACAGCGGGACAAACAGCATACAGACAAATCGTCAAGTTCGTTCCTGGTGCTGGATCCATCGCGGGTGGACTCGTTGCTTCATCCTTCACCCTCGCATTAGGGTACGGAATTAAATACGCTTATGAAAATAACATGCCGATAGACGAAGAAATCATTTTTGAGCTGTATAAAAAATACAAGAAACGCAAGGATTATAAACAGCAACCCGAAAACTAA
- a CDS encoding sulfurtransferase TusA family protein, with amino-acid sequence MQKKLEVLGMVCPFPLVEAKEVMAELASGDELTIDFDCTQATEAIPRWAAEEGHEVTNYEQSGDAQWTITIKKK; translated from the coding sequence ATGCAAAAAAAATTAGAAGTACTAGGAATGGTTTGTCCTTTCCCATTAGTAGAAGCAAAAGAAGTAATGGCTGAACTCGCAAGCGGTGACGAACTAACGATCGACTTCGACTGCACGCAAGCAACCGAAGCGATCCCTCGCTGGGCTGCTGAGGAAGGACACGAAGTCACCAACTACGAACAAAGCGGCGACGCCCAATGGACGATTACAATCAAGAAAAAATAA
- a CDS encoding sigma-54 interaction domain-containing protein, translated as MKAEDFYNILDSLHDGFYITDVRGITVWVNETSCKRLQRKREELIGKSVYDLEKQKLFSPSITRMVLEKNGPVSFIQTFHETLQKYIVNGRIVTDEKGEPRWIVTHGRIVDQDFSYSDQQNEVEAILHRYTQELRKFTVSQESSTDRNLLIGESLEFKKTLEQAEKIATVDASVLITGETGCGKNLLANYIHKLSDRHNKPFIQINCGAIPDSLLESELFGYRKGAFTGASEKGKIGLVEMAEEGTLFLDEIGEMPLHLQVKVLQLIQDKTYLPIGEVQLRVANVRIIAATNKDLRKLSEEDLFRSDLFYRLNVLSVHIAALRERPEDIFLLLQHFVKSYNNKYKMNRTLSKEVVERLQSYHWPGNVRELANLIERLIVMSETERIQLSDLPEHIIRKIEQPQNIIENPSLRKYIDSVEKNYILNALEKARTTRQAAALLDIPQSTLMRKIKKYNIQSSQYWRG; from the coding sequence ATGAAAGCGGAAGATTTTTATAATATTTTAGATAGTTTGCATGATGGATTTTATATTACTGATGTTCGTGGCATTACGGTATGGGTGAATGAAACGAGTTGCAAACGGTTGCAAAGAAAGAGAGAAGAGTTAATCGGCAAAAGTGTATATGATTTAGAGAAACAAAAATTATTTTCACCGTCTATTACTAGAATGGTATTGGAAAAAAACGGGCCAGTGTCCTTTATTCAAACTTTTCATGAAACGTTGCAAAAATATATTGTTAATGGACGAATTGTTACAGATGAAAAGGGAGAACCGAGATGGATAGTTACTCACGGGAGAATAGTTGACCAAGATTTTTCTTATTCAGATCAACAAAATGAAGTAGAGGCCATTTTACATCGCTATACACAAGAGCTGAGGAAATTTACGGTAAGTCAAGAATCTTCCACTGATAGAAATTTGTTGATAGGTGAAAGCCTAGAGTTTAAGAAGACGTTAGAGCAAGCGGAAAAAATTGCAACGGTTGATGCGTCCGTATTAATAACTGGAGAAACAGGGTGCGGAAAGAATTTGCTAGCCAACTATATTCATAAATTGAGCGATCGCCATAATAAACCTTTCATTCAAATTAATTGTGGAGCGATTCCTGACAGTTTATTAGAATCAGAATTGTTCGGATATCGAAAAGGAGCTTTTACTGGAGCTTCGGAAAAAGGAAAAATTGGTTTAGTGGAAATGGCCGAAGAAGGAACTCTTTTTCTGGATGAGATTGGCGAAATGCCGTTACACTTGCAGGTTAAAGTATTACAGTTAATACAAGATAAAACGTATTTACCCATTGGAGAAGTGCAGCTTCGTGTAGCAAATGTGCGGATTATTGCTGCAACCAATAAAGACTTGCGAAAATTGTCAGAGGAGGATTTGTTTCGGTCGGATTTATTTTATCGCTTAAACGTTCTATCTGTTCATATCGCTGCTTTACGAGAACGTCCTGAAGATATCTTTCTACTATTGCAACACTTTGTAAAAAGTTATAACAATAAATATAAAATGAATCGTACTCTTTCTAAAGAAGTAGTAGAAAGATTACAATCCTATCATTGGCCAGGAAATGTTAGAGAACTTGCTAATCTTATTGAGCGGTTAATAGTGATGTCGGAAACTGAACGTATACAATTATCTGATCTCCCTGAGCATATTATAAGAAAAATAGAACAACCACAAAATATAATTGAAAATCCGTCATTAAGAAAATATATTGATAGCGTTGAAAAAAATTATATACTGAATGCACTTGAAAAAGCGCGAACAACTAGACAAGCTGCTGCACTTCTCGATATTCCTCAATCTACTCTTATGAGGAAAATAAAAAAGTACAACATCCAATCTTCCCAGTATTGGCGAGGGTGA
- a CDS encoding amidohydrolase: MYADKILYNANIYTMDDQYPLANRLAIKNGRIIGFDDVADQLRGPHTKLFDIKNKTMLPGLIESHAHPLHYAADLLKLDLRYERISSIQDLLYEVKRKADELPEGEWIIGTGWDDSKLKEKRFPTIDELNKAAPNHPVFLTRTCVHNAVANWKAFEVSGLSSNPEDPEGGHFHRDAKTGKISGLIQENAMMLFKVPSFSTEQLKQAMEKAQQHFFEWGVTAVHDMAVSQKEMVVYQQLKKEGKLRLKTRLWLWAISQMAWPGGEKELLHLGIESGFGNDHLNIQGLKYMLDGSVGGRTAAVEEPYEQEQDNYGILHMKQQTINDHISQAIQHNMRVSIHGIGERAIEMALQAIEQAGSLEDNKQKRHRIEHCALPTDDHLKRIAKQNIIAASSIGFIYSIGDSYLNNLGSKRAAHVFPHASFKKHGIIAPGNSDMPVCHGNPFYGIYAAVTRKTIGGQQLGTEEAISVKEAIQAYTVDAAYSGFDETIIGSLAIGKYADLIVLDKDPFETKSEDLKNIQVLLTMVDGELVFKKAEKEEFTHV; encoded by the coding sequence ATGTACGCAGACAAAATCCTTTACAACGCAAACATTTATACGATGGACGACCAATACCCTCTAGCTAATAGACTGGCCATAAAAAATGGCCGAATCATTGGCTTTGATGATGTAGCCGATCAGTTGCGAGGTCCCCATACAAAACTTTTCGATATAAAAAACAAAACCATGTTGCCGGGACTAATTGAAAGTCACGCTCATCCGCTTCATTACGCTGCGGATTTGCTCAAGTTAGATCTTCGTTATGAACGAATTTCTAGTATTCAAGACTTGTTATACGAGGTAAAACGAAAAGCAGATGAACTTCCTGAAGGCGAATGGATCATTGGAACCGGATGGGATGATAGCAAATTAAAAGAGAAACGCTTTCCTACCATTGATGAATTGAATAAAGCGGCTCCTAACCATCCTGTTTTTCTCACACGAACATGCGTCCACAATGCTGTCGCCAATTGGAAAGCCTTTGAGGTAAGCGGGCTAAGCTCTAATCCTGAAGATCCTGAAGGCGGACATTTTCACCGAGACGCTAAAACCGGAAAAATTAGCGGCCTAATTCAAGAAAATGCCATGATGCTTTTTAAAGTACCTTCTTTCAGTACAGAACAACTAAAACAAGCGATGGAAAAAGCTCAGCAGCATTTCTTCGAATGGGGAGTGACTGCCGTTCATGATATGGCTGTTTCCCAAAAAGAGATGGTTGTCTATCAACAACTAAAAAAAGAAGGAAAATTACGGCTTAAAACCCGCCTCTGGTTATGGGCAATTAGTCAAATGGCATGGCCAGGGGGTGAAAAAGAATTGCTTCACCTCGGAATTGAAAGCGGTTTCGGAAATGACCACTTAAATATTCAAGGGTTAAAGTACATGCTTGATGGCAGTGTAGGCGGAAGAACTGCAGCTGTGGAAGAACCTTATGAACAAGAGCAGGATAACTATGGGATTTTGCATATGAAACAACAAACCATCAATGATCACATCTCTCAAGCTATTCAACATAATATGCGCGTCTCTATTCATGGCATCGGCGAACGAGCAATTGAAATGGCCTTGCAAGCTATTGAGCAGGCAGGTTCTTTAGAAGATAACAAACAAAAACGTCATCGAATCGAGCACTGTGCCTTACCAACCGATGATCACCTGAAAAGGATTGCTAAACAAAACATCATAGCCGCATCTTCTATTGGATTTATTTATTCTATTGGAGATAGTTATCTCAATAATTTAGGTTCAAAGCGCGCAGCACATGTGTTTCCCCATGCAAGCTTTAAAAAGCATGGCATTATTGCTCCTGGAAATTCAGATATGCCTGTTTGCCATGGAAATCCTTTTTACGGTATCTATGCGGCAGTCACTCGTAAAACGATTGGCGGTCAGCAATTAGGAACCGAAGAAGCGATTTCTGTCAAAGAGGCCATTCAAGCCTATACAGTGGACGCTGCCTACAGTGGGTTTGATGAAACAATCATCGGCTCTCTTGCTATTGGTAAATATGCTGACCTTATTGTCTTGGATAAAGACCCTTTTGAAACTAAGTCAGAAGATCTAAAAAATATTCAAGTTTTACTAACAATGGTGGATGGAGAACTAGTATTCAAGAAAGCGGAGAAGGAGGAGTTTACTCATGTTTGA